The DNA window AAGGAGCAGATAGAGGGATAGGGAAATTTACTAACTCAATTCTTCATTAAATCACTTGCCACAAACATAATTGAACTCAGTTATTATGTCTTACCTTAATTTGGTACGTAAAGCTGAAGGGTGGTCCTGAAAATGTTGAACGTATAGATATTGTAGCCACAACTTTTTTTTGGCAGGTTTTGCAAATGGGTGAGCCATCGTCTTAAATGACTCCTTGGTCATTTAAGTACCCCAAATGTTACTCCACAACGACCTCAGCTTTTTTTCtgatgttttttttgtcctgctgCCATTTTTAGGCTCATGTAGTGTAATAAAATTTTTCTCGATGGTAAAACTTTGTTTTCATTATGTGCATGTTGTGCTGAAAACAACGTACCAGCATAATGTCCAATTATAGCGAGTAAGGAGAACTGAAGCACACGGAGGCTTTGCGATTAGATTTAATTTCGTTTTTAATCGTTGAATCCCTAGTTACCACTGatatgtatttctggtcttgtcagcCTCGTTCGGACAGAAAGGTGACACAGCAGtgtggctggatcaaaagagacctTGGAAATTCTTaactgaaccaaaagttgctttattaggtcaagaaaatgaggcactcctaacttggagaagccaaaccataaTTTTTTCTATTTCTCCTTCCtgtctccgtgtgtgtgtgctaagtcaggagagcgcatctgaccataaaaggagaggTTGTGTGGAAGTGTCTGAAAGACAACTGCTCTAAGTCACAACTTAAATATTGGCATTGGGCGaaacatgtagtctcttctcaaaGATAGGGCTATCATTTTTGCATTTTACAGCAACATGTCTCAGCGTTCATGCTTAACTAAAGTGAACTACAAATTCCTGTTAATAAATTATGGTTTCACCCCGTAGGCAAGACGGACATCACTTCCATGATGCTAGACGCCGGTGCAGAGACGGACCTTGTGAACTCTGTGGGTCGCACTGCGGCTCAGATGGCGGCTTTTGTGGGTGAGACGGACACAGACAAGTCTGCAGTGTTAACAAGATGGCAAATCTGCGACCGCTCTTTTCCAGGCCAGCACGACTGCGTGACGGTGATCAACAACTTCTTTTCACTGGCAAGACTGGAGTACTACACCAGACCTCAGGGGTTGGAGCGAGAGCCAAGGCTGCCTCCGGGGCTAGCAGCACCCCTGCACAAAATCATTATGACGACCAACCTCAACCCAGTCAAGGTGAAGCCTGCTAAATTACTCAGTACAAATTATCCTTTGAACCGCTCGTTGACTGACTTCTATTCTAGTGACAAATCTGCGTCTATTTGCATGCCTTAACACGTTTACTGTACCGTTTCTGGAAACTGTAGTTTGTTGAAATTTGTCACGGAAAACATTATTTTGTGGAAATTGAACTGATACAGTggtactgtcacgccaaatttcttcccccctacaaaaaccttccccccggaagaaatttggcgtgacagcccctctaatgcttgaaggaccccaatgagggtggaaggaccttaaagcagcccacacagctgcctgttttaaaagcattatgattggctgattgtcattggtgaaaaacaacagtgtggaaaaaatatttgcattccagcatgctaacctttcaagctatttttgcttcgctaattttgcagctgtaacccctaagagtcaaataacttggtattgtcacgccctcattggggtccttcaggcattagaggggctgtcacaccaaatttctcccggagggaaggtttttgtagggggagaagaaatttggcgtgacagtaccCACACTTTTCATACAATTCAGTCTTTGACAAACACTTTCATCAAAAGTTTTTCCCGGTTTTAGTCTACAGTCTCAGTTACCGTACGAACCAAACATTGTGCTTAACAAACTATTCTGTTTGACCGTTTCGGCCCATCCCTTCGTGGATTTACGTGCCCAACAAATATTCGTTTTGTTAATACACTGTGTGAGTTCAACTGTGCTAGTAAAGTGAAACGTGTCTTTATAACACAGCGTTTCTGTTAGCCTGCTCCCAACTCCCAAGTCACCCTCCCACAATTCTGTTGCCACTCTATTACATCATCACCAGTTGAAGCTGGAGTTCTTTGCTaaccaacacagatacacaacaAGTTTCCATGCTTTTTGTTGTTGAGTACGACTGCAAAGTAATCCACCGTGgtgccaaagaaagttgcgagtgccagcactttggtagataaggtgagaaacactattgaatacAAGAAAAAACTCGGACCAAAGTTCAAAGGGGACGTACGTATGGTTCTCCCTCTCCGCTTATCGCTGTCTTTGTCAGAGTCTTCAACAAAGGTAAACATGATGTTTAATATTCATTTATCTATTTAATTCCTCAATCgtatgtatttcacattgttttttgcATGTAAACCTATCATTATGCcctataaaatgtattttattttcatatttgtGGATGTCTACAACTTATAAATCGCATTTAGATGATTTTCTATGGGGAAATTTGCTTCCGTTGTCATATGATTCAGTCTTTGTCGGACCTTTAAGAACAGATTACAAAGGAACAACTGATTTACACAACAACACCGTTGGCTGGGACAGACTTTTCCAAAAGTCAGCAATCAAAACGTAATGACAAATAATATATGAATACAATGTGTAATGATGCATTTGACACAGGTTTATCAAAAAGTGCATATCtacatacaaaccccaaaaccagtgaagttggcacgttgtgaaaATCGTAACTACAGACAGAATACATACACTacagaatccttttcaacctatattcaattgaatagactgctaagacaagctatttaatgttcaaactggaaaacgttgttattttttggaatttgatgcctgcaacatgtttctaaaaagctggtacaagtggcaaaaaagactgagaaagttgaggattgctcatcaaacacttatttggaaaatcccacaggtgaacaagctaatttgttaacaaatgcgtgagaaaattgtcgaacagtttaaaaacatttgtCTGTAATAtatttaaaaggttcagagaatctggagaaatcactgcacgtaacattggaTGCATGtggccttggatccctcaggcggtatggcatcaaaaaccgacatcagtatgtaaaggatatcaccacatgagctcaggaacacttcagaaaaccactgtaggtaactacagtttgtcgctacatttggaagtgcaagttaaaactctaccatgcaaagcaaaagccatttatcaacaacacccagaaactccgccggcttcgctgggtctgaactcatccaagatggaaggatgcaaagtgtaaaagtgttctttggtctgaagagtccacatttcaaataattttaggaaaatgtggacgttgtgtcctctggaacatagagggaaagaaccatccggattgttctaggcacaaagttcaagaACCAGCATctgggcatgggtaacttacacatctgggaaggcactattaatgctgaaaggtgaatacaggttttggagcaacatatgttaccattcaagcaatgttatcctggacgcccttgcttatttcagcaagacaatgccaagccacaagtCACaatagtgtggcttcatagtaaaagagtgccggtactaaactggcctgcctgttgtccagacctgtgtcccattgaaaatctgtggcgcattatgaagagagagaccccggactattgaacaacttaagatgtacatcaaacaagagtgggaaataattccacctgaaaagcttcaaaaatgggtttcctcagttcctaaatgtttactgagtgttgttaaaaggaaatgccaagtaacacagtggtaagaatgcccctgtgccaacttttttgcaatctgTTGGTGCCATTAAGTTAACtatgtaaatgattatttgcaaaaataataaaattaagtttctcacTTCCAACATTAAATttcttgtgtttgcagtctattcaattgaatataagttgaaaaggatttataaatcattgtcttccgtttttatttacgatttacaggatgtgccaacttcattggttttgggttttgtactagaAAAGATGTAATTCAGCAGAGCATGAGTTAGTAGCAATACccttttactttttaaataaatgtataaacaTTTTCAATTTGGTCTGAAAATTGGGTGTTTCTCCAATGCCAATGAAATTTTTCTGGACGATGTAATCTTTTTGAACTGCAATGCACTTATTGCATGAAACTCTTTGGTTTGGCATTTGGATTCTGCGGTGAAATAAAAAAGTAAGTCAGTTAGTCCAAGCCGGattaaaacaacatatttttattttgctttccTGGGTCGAAAAAGAGATGGCTTAGAGTTCTTCTCGTGAGCTGGCACCGCTCAGTTTCACAGTGAAGCAATGCATTGTGGATTTGGTGTCACCTGATTACATAGGGTCTTGCATTCACAGTTTTTTCTCTGGTAGGACTTATCTGAGGGCCCCAcaaatgttaaatgttttttgCCGGGtgatttcacttcaaaatacagcATGACgatactttagataaaactgttttgaccaaaaaaatgatATGCATTcaatttaaacattaaaaaaatgctcCTTTATGACATTCTGAAAATGAAATTGCATTTGTGCCAAGTGTGTTAAAGCCAGTGTCATTATTCTGATTACAGCACTAATATAGTATAAATAgaacaacttaaaaaaaactacttttcatGCATAATTTTTCTGTGTAATCCAAGTCATACGTGTCAGTAGCTCTCAGACACTATCTGACTATTGGACAGAAAATGTCAGCTTGTTGCAGACTACGTGGCTCagttagtagagcggccgtgacagcaacctgagggttactggttccaTCCCTAGCTTCCGCCTtcccagtcacgtccgttgtgtccttgaacaagccacgtcacccttgctccagatgggtcgtggttagggccttgtgcgccatcagtgtgtgaatgggtgaatgtggaaatagtgtcaaagcactttgagtaccttgaaggtagaaaagcactatataagtataacccatttacaatttaGCTTTCAAACGAGACCGAGGGGTCTTAAAACTCATTGGTGGTAGAGGCGGGAATCGGAATTATGTTTTAACCACTTGGCTATATATGTTAACAACTTTTACTTGCAGTTTTAGTGAACCTAAATTACAATAGCACTTAAGTCATTTTAAATGTTGAGTtgcgttgagttgagtttgagtttatttcgaacatgatacatcacaatttccagtttctctattcaacatcttcaaaaaggagtaggaagaagcagagcttatttaatcgtaccccttttcctttacatagcggttgctaaaacttgtgttcacttccggttctcaatttattcacaatatactccatacgTAATAACAAtagaagtaaataaataacaattggtgaagtaagttatattttgatatggtgagatgagtaagattatcttgaaaatgaatggatggatgagataaattcagaatgtttaccaTAGTTCTTCtctgtactttgtaaacattgaatgtaaaattaaatgcaaaaattttATATTTTGACACTGTCGAGTTCCTAAGAAGATTCTCTGAGATACTTCAGCTTGCTTACAGGATGTTGCTCTTTGCGTTGCccaatgtgtttgttttgttgtactgttatatttgtggatgttcatatcttcttaTCGTAAGGGAAGCATTCATCATAATCTTTAAGcaggaaaaataaataattaattaaaggTGGGTGCAGACAAACTtttaaaggaatcaataaagttctatctatccatctatccatctatctatttatctatctatctatctatctatctattcatccAACCATCTATATCCGGGTCTGAGTTGATTGTCAAAGTcaaccaacttctcagtttatgacTTTagtatccaggtgagaggcatgattttttaatctagaatttacttttaccaatttagaggcgatgcagcagctcatcgGCTCAGTATGCCAAGACTCTGTATGTCAATACTGTAATCACGGCGCCGCTAAAAGCAGTTCCTCGGGATTAGCACTTCTAATaaaatcgctaatacttggttaatattcaggtcacaggacgtaaatggagtattgttggcagtttcttTAGAGAGCTTAATGGGCCCAATAGACTacccccattagctgcattgtcaGTTGCCTCGTACTTGCTGTATATTACacattagaatgcataaaaaaagaaaaatttgtgttcttgtcttatattcggattgtgaatgatggacaaaCTTCCCCAAAAAGTCAAATTCTCCCTTTAAGTTAAGTAGAGGGACACAAAATAAATGCACACGTATGCAAGatgtatacatgtttatttaaCCTGCTGTCCAATCTGCCAGTTGGTCATGCTGGTGAGGGAGAATCCTGTCCTGGTGGATGTTGGGGCGCTGGAGAAGTGTTCCCAAGTGATGGACCTTCTGTGTGAGCAGTGTGTGAAGCAGCAGAACATGAACGAAGTCTTGGCCATGAAGATGCATTACATCAGCTGTGTGCTGCAGAAATGTGCGACCTCCCTGCAGAAACAAGATGACAAGTTGGACGCGCTGGTAAAAAGGTGAGTATTAGAAATGCCTACGCTATGATTTGGAGAACCAGTGCGGGTACTGAACTAATATTTTAATATCCATGGCTTTAATCGAAATAACGGAAGAGATTACCAATATAATATATGGTAAACAGTAtgcagcagcagtgtttatggatctaagtaaagcatttgacacaattaatcacaatattttaatcaaaaacggtatggcatcagaaggttggtcttaaactggataagaagagactcaaccaacaggaagcaatacatgAAGTTAGGCGAACACAcgtctacaacgctaaatatatcctgtggcgtactccagggatcaatactaagaCCAAAACTGTTCAATCTCTATACAAACAACATTTAGAAAATTACAAAAAACTTAAAGTTAGTAATCTTTGCATACGTTataactgtgttttgttcagtagataacacacagaagctaatacaaattataacaaaagaaataaacaattgaaaaagatggtttgacaaaaacagactatccttgaacctcagtaaaactaaaaataatgatatttggtaagaatagaagagaaagtcaaacacaaatacaaaaagactttgaaacagcaaatacaacaaaataattgGGTGTAATAATTTTGATAAAATGTCCTGGACATCTCATATAaaaattgcacaaaaaaaaagggcagAATAAAATAGAgatcttctcaacaaaagagaaatattacctcacaaaaaaatgtattttaaaacaattgtatgcatgttcaactCTTAAaaactttagtatatcagtatgtggtatGAAATCATGGAATGTATTAAGCAAAGAAGTGAAACAATGTACCAATATAAacgcaattttacagtaaaattttggcgcctgagctgccagtttttttgtttttaccgcaaatcaataTTACTGCAAATGGCAAAACGGCACCATAGTTGATTACAGTTGAAAAAAGgacagtttttttcatttataaaaaaatgctGGTAAAACCACAGTTAATTTCACAAATTTACCATGGAATTTATTGCTGCGTTTACACTGCACAATTTGATGAATaaattgctttgaaatcattattagtatttatttctatttaaaaaattatttgaatgtttgaaaatatattttgcattaTCAGACAATATTAAGTTAACATAATTggtgattacatggagtacatttttttttctgcccaaaatagaaagaaaaaatacatttagtaagtagTACTTCATTCATACATATTATATTCAGGctttcaagggccaaataaagtGACGAGGCCTCCAGGcctcgagtttgacacctgtgatgtacaaaccccgtttccaaaggagttgggaaattgtgtgttggatgtaaatataaacagaatacaacgatttgcaaatcattttcaacccatatttaattgaatgcacaacaaagacaagatatttgatgttcaaactcataaactttattttttttttgcaaataataattaacttcatatttcatggctgcgacacgtgctgaagtagtttggaaagggcatgttcaccactgtgttacatcaccttttcttttaacgacactcaataaacgtttgggaactgaggaaactaattgttgaagctttgaaagtggaattctttcccattcttgttttatgtagaacatcagttgttcaacagtccgggttctccgctttcgtattttacgcttcataatgcgccacacattttcaatgggagacaggtatggactgcagacgggccaggaaagtaccagcactctttttttacaaaatcatgctgttgtaacacgtgctgaatgtggcttggcattgtcttggtgaaataagcaggggcctccatgaaaaagactgtgcttggatggcagcatatgttgttccaaaacctgtatgtacctttcagcattaatggtgccttcacagatgtgtaagttacccatgccttgggcactgatgcacccccatatcatcacagatgctggcttttgaactttgcgtcgataacagtctggatggtccgcttctcctttggtccggatgacacgatgtcgaatatttccaaaaacaatttgaaatgttgactcgtcagaccacagaacacttttccactttgcatcggtccatctttgatgatctcgggcccagagaagccggcggcgtttctggatgttgttgataaatggctttcgcttcgcatggtacagctttaagttgcacttacagatgtagtgacgaactgtatttagtgacagtggttttctgaagtgttcctgagcccatgtggtgatatcctttagagattgatgttggtttttgatacagtgccgtctgagggaccaaaagtcatggtcattcaatgttggtttacgtggagtgatttctccagattctctgaaccatttgatgatattatagaccgtagatgttgaaatccctaaatttcttgcaattgcactttgagaaacgttgttcttaaactgtttgactatttggtcacacagttgtggacaaaagggtgtacctcgccccatcctttcttgtgaaagactgagcattttttgggaagctgtttttatacccaatcatggcacccacctgttcccaattagcctgcacacctgtgggatgttccatataagtgtttgatgagcatttctcaactttatcagtatttattgccacctgccCCAaatttttttgtcacgtgttgctggcatcaaattctaaagttaatgattatttgcacaaaaaaaaatgtttagcagtttggacataaaatatgttgtctttgtagcatattcaactgaatataggttgaaaattatttgcaaatcattgtattccgtttatattgacatctaacacaatttcccaactcatatggaaatggggttagtagatgcactgcatgactgcttgtaaaatgcccataaaaagtggtacatgtctccTGTTTTCTCAAAACTTAGCAAAATGCCACAGGTAGCAGCATAAACATGAATGCGCAGTAAATTAGTGTGTCCATGGTGATGACctgtttccatccattttctaccgcttgttcctttcgggatcacgtagggtgctggagcctatcccagctgcatttgggtggagggcaggttacaccctggacaagtcgctacctcatcactgggccaacacagatagacatcatacatgcaaaatcctcatttaaataaggtggtGTGCATCACTTTTTAATTGCACaggcagtcttagtagatcgcaCACAACACGCCCACCCACGCTATTTAATAAATTGCACGCACTGTTTAGCGCATGAAATTTGGATCTTGGTAAATCAGTCCCGTGATGTGgtgttttgattttgtcacaATGTTGGGCCGCAGCCTGCTGAGGGGGAGAGAAAGCGATGGCTTCCCACAGTACCAGGAGAAGTTCATTCGAGACTCCATCCGCAAGTTTCCATACTGTGACACCACACTTCTTCAGCAGCTGGTGAGGAGCATTGCACCAATAGAGATTGTAAGTGAAGaacatgaaaaacaaaaaatcgAAAATTGACGTGTACAGCATGAAATACTGCAAATGACGTATATGTTTTTAAAGAGTTTTAAACAGAACCGAGGCAAGCTAATGTTAGAAGTAGAGTTCGTAAATGATGTTACAGAaccattaatattaaatgtttcatTCAGTTTAGGTGTGTATTTGCTTTGTTTCCAGGGCAACGACCCAACAGCGTTCTCAGTGTTAACTCAAGCTCTGACCGGGCAGATGGCGTTCATGGACGCTGACTACTGTGCTACATGTGGAGAGCGGGCCGCCGACAAGAGGTGCTCTCTCTGTAAAGCTGTAAGTATTACAACCAGCATCCCCGATATTTACCCAATTCACAGGCTTTTTTGTCTAATCTGTGTGgtccaaaatgcctgattttgTGACAGTATTTTCAAAAATTTAGCAAAGTTTCTCATCAATACGATTTCATCACTTCGATATCAACTTTGTAAGTGTTCTTTGTCAATTCAACCCTAAACAAATTTAACAAAATATGCTTTCTTTACACACAAATTTGAACAGCGTAACAAAACCTAAtttacactagatggcagtaaaatcCCATTCTCTGAACCTATTGGTAAATTACTGTATTATAACAAAAAACACCACCAAAGGTTCCCTTATTGCAGGCTGCCTGCTCTATTGTCCACAGGTTGGAGACATTCCACGTGTTTGTTTTACACTTGAAAAGTGCTTGTCCAAACTTTTCATCATGTTCCAACACAATGCATTTACACTGTAAAAGCAAATCAGCACAATTCACGGTAAAATACCAGCAGCTATGGTTGACAGGAATTCACTCTAAAAAAAATACAGTCACGATTACGGTATGTTGATGTTGAATCCGTTCATTTTACAGTCAATAACTGTTTTTGCTTACGGAAAATTACGAGGGAGAAAAAATTATATTGTTAACCCGTTTACAAAACTTCCTATagaatttactgtaaaatactgGCAGATATGGCAAAACAAATTAAGACTattttaagtgttgccaatcagcctatacccaggtgcatgtcattggaggtgggaggaacccggagtacccggggagaaCACACACAGTCACGAgtataacatgcaaactccacacggaaagacctGAGCCCGGGAATCAAACCGAGGACTTCCTCATTGTGAGGCACGAGCAGCCTTTTCACCAATACTAGTATCTGCAAAATGCTTGTGTTTCCGTTACATGAGGATTTTAACTTaaaagtatttgtacaacct is part of the Nerophis ophidion isolate RoL-2023_Sa linkage group LG08, RoL_Noph_v1.0, whole genome shotgun sequence genome and encodes:
- the LOC133557670 gene encoding ankyrin repeat and MYND domain-containing protein 2-like isoform X2; this translates as MAAPHKGELTASERKILQVIEAGDVQEAAQLLASDDVRVNCLDEYGMTPLMHAAYKGKADMCHLLLQHGADVNCNQHEYGYTALMFAGLSGKTDITSMMLDAGAETDLVNSVGRTAAQMAAFVGQHDCVTVINNFFSLARLEYYTRPQGLEREPRLPPGLAAPLHKIIMTTNLNPVKLVMLVRENPVLVDVGALEKCSQVMDLLCEQCVKQQNMNEVLAMKMHYISCVLQKCATSLQKQDDKLDALVKSLLRGRESDGFPQYQEKFIRDSIRKFPYCDTTLLQQLGNDPTAFSVLTQALTGQMAFMDADYCATCGERAADKRCSLCKAVTYCSLMCQKLHWFTHKKMCRAIQVQNAHLERDAPRLKELKDDESDLVMETANFLQELCLRAEEKVAAAGGCPGELLVCPSAPSEEPSSSQK
- the LOC133557670 gene encoding ankyrin repeat and MYND domain-containing protein 2-like isoform X1, which encodes MAAPHKGELTASERKILQVIEAGDVQEAAQLLASDDVRVNCLDEYGMTPLMHAAYKGKADMCHLLLQHGADVNCNQHEYGYTALMFAGLSGKTDITSMMLDAGAETDLVNSVGRTAAQMAAFVGQHDCVTVINNFFSLARLEYYTRPQGLEREPRLPPGLAAPLHKIIMTTNLNPVKLVMLVRENPVLVDVGALEKCSQVMDLLCEQCVKQQNMNEVLAMKMHYISCVLQKCATSLQKQDDKLDALVKSLLRGRESDGFPQYQEKFIRDSIRKFPYCDTTLLQQLVRSIAPIEIGNDPTAFSVLTQALTGQMAFMDADYCATCGERAADKRCSLCKAVTYCSLMCQKLHWFTHKKMCRAIQVQNAHLERDAPRLKELKDDESDLVMETANFLQELCLRAEEKVAAAGGCPGELLVCPSAPSEEPSSSQK